Proteins co-encoded in one Astatotilapia calliptera chromosome 18, fAstCal1.2, whole genome shotgun sequence genomic window:
- the LOC113010809 gene encoding kinesin-associated protein 3-like isoform X1, giving the protein MQDDARYLKRSVITKVTVGGLDVHPTQKALVVHYEVEASILGESGGHMLGERKEGQKIIRMKSLSPSTDVGALAKKVLEECKMIPASRLPQVEQLLYYLQNRKSSPVESNVEKKGKRTVKPKELTPFEGIELNEEASITRVDEYIELLYEGIPEKIRGSALILQLARNPDNLEELLHNETALGALARVLREDWKQSVDLATIIIYIFFCFSSFSQFHGVVSHYKIGALCMSVVEHELKRYDAWREELRKKNKACESAPENGSLRRDQDKALRKYHGLLAKQEQLLRVSLYLLLNLAEDTRTELKMRNKNIVGLLVKVLERDDEELLVLVVSFLKKLSIFLENKNDMAEVDTVERLARLVPCKHEDLLNLTLRLLLNLSFDSGLRAKMVEVGLLPKLTVLLGDENNRQMAMRILYHISMDDRFKGMFVYTDCIPQLMQMLYEHGEEEIETELISICINLAANKKNAQLMCEGDGLKMLMKRALKMKDCLLMKMIRNISQHDGQIKSLFIDYVGDLAAEIKEEEEEDWVLECLGTLANLTIPDLDWELVLKEYNLVPYLKDRLKPGSAEDDLILEVVIMIGTVSMDDACAVMLAKSGIIPALIELLNAQQEDDEFVCQIVYVFYQMVFHQATRDVIIKDTQAPAYLIDLMHDKNAEIRKVCDNTLDIIAEYDEEWGRKIQSEKFRFHNNQWLEMVESRQADESEPYLYDNDNDRTDLFYSADGITPGDGSVSPDFFSDLQPQNGDSHHAGDIGDVFDQTSSSPARPATAYGFRPDEQPFYQYS; this is encoded by the exons ATGCAGGATGATGCACGTTATCTCAAACGGTCAGTCATAAC CAAAGTGACTGTGGGCGGTTTGGACGTCCATCCCACACAGAAGGCCCTTGTAGTCCACTATGAGGTGGAGGCATCTATCCTTGGAGAGAGTGGAGGACATATGCTTGGAGAACGCAAGGAGGGACAAAAAAT TATCCGCATGAAAAGTCTTTCTCCTAGTACAGATGTGGGAGCTTTGGCAAAGAAAGTGCTGGAGGAGTGTAAGATGATCCCTGCTTCCCGTCTGCCCCAGGTGGAGCAGCTCCTGTACTACTTGCAGAACAGAAAATCATCCCCGGTGGAGAGCAACG tggaaaaaaaaggaaaaagaacagtcAAGCCCAAAGAATTGACACCATTTGAAGGCATAGAG ttAAATGAGGAGGCCAGTATAACTAGAGTGGATGAGTATATTGAACTGCTCTATGAAGGGATTCCAGAGAAGATCAGAGGCTCAGCTCTCATCCTGCAGCTTGCCCGTAACCCTGATAACCTGGAGGAGCTACTGCACAATG AGACAGCTCTTGGTGCTTTGGCCAGAGTACTAAGGGAGGATTGGAAGCAGAGTGTAGACCTAGCCACCATCATCATTTATATATTCTTCTGCTTctccag tttctcccagtttcacGGGGTGGTGAGTCATTATAAAATAGGCGCCCTGTGTATGAGTGTGGTCGAACATGAATTGAAGAGATACGACGCATGGCGTGAGGAGCTACGCAAGAAAAACAAGGCCT GTGAGTCTGCACCAGAGAATGGTTCCCTGAGACGAGACCAGGACAAGGCTCTCAGAAAATACCATGGCCTTTTGGCTAAGCAGGAACAGCTGCTCAGAG TGTCTCTTTACCTCTTGCTGAACCTTGCTGAGGATACGAGGACAGAACTGAAGATGAGGAATAAAAACATTGTTGGCTTGTTGGTCAAAGTTCTTGAACGTGATGATGAGGAGCTGCTTGTCCTGGTGGTTTCTTTCCTTAAAAAACTCTCCATCTTTCTTGAGAATAAGAATGACATG GCTGAGGTGGATACAGTGGAGCGGTTGGCTCGCCTGGTTCCCTGTAAACATGAAGACTTATTAAACTTGACTCTACGTTTGCTGCTCAACCTCTCCTTTGACTCTGGACTTAGAGCCAAGATGGTAGAAGTTGGCCTGTTACCTAAACTCACTGTCCTGTTAG gggATGAGAACAACAGACAGATGGCAATGCGTATCCTGTACCACATCAGCATGGATGACCGGTTCAAGGGCATGTTTGTTTATACTGACTGCATACCACAG ctAATGCAAATGCTGTACGAGCATGGTGAGGAGGAAATTGAAACTGAGCTCATCTCCATCTGCATCAACCTGGCTGCAAACAAGAAGAATGCACAACTCATGTGTGAAG GAGATGGATTGAAGATGCTTATGAAAAGAGCTCTGAAGATGAAAGACTGCCTCCTCATGAAGATGATCAGAAACATCTCACAACATGATGGCCAAATCAAATCACTGTTCATA GACTATGTTGGTGACCTGGCAGCGGAGattaaagaagaggaagaagaggattgGGTTCTGGAGTGTCTGGGGACTCTAGCCAACCTCACCATCCCTGACCTGGACTGGGAGTTGGTGCTGAAGGAGTATAATCTAGTACCTTACCTTAAAGACAGACTTAAACCAG GTTCAGCAGAGGATGATCTCATCCTGGAGGTGGTCATAATGATCGGAACGGTATCCATGGATGATGCCTGTGCCGTCATGTTAGCTAAATCTGGCATTATTCCTGCACTTATTGAGCTACTGAACG CCCAGCAGGAGGACGATGAGTTTGTATGCCAGATTGTCTACGTCTTCTATCAAATGGTGTTTCACCAAGCTACACGAGATGTGATTATCAAAGACACCC AGGCTCCAGCTTACCTCATTGATCTGATGCATGACAAGAATGCAGAAATTAGAAAAGTGTGTGACAACACCCTTGATATTATTGCT GAATATGACGAAGAGTGGGGCAGGAAAATTCAGTCAGAGAAGTTCCGTTTCCACAACAACCAGTGGCTGGAGATGGTTGAGAGTCGGCAAGCAGATGAGTCTGAGCCTTATCTTTATGATAACGACAATGACCGGACTGATCTCTTCTACAGTGCAG ATGGAATAACTCCAGGAGATGGCTCAGTCAGCCCAGACTTCTTCAGTGACCTGCAACCGCAGAATGGAGACTCGCACCATGCAGG AGACATTGGCGATGTTTTCGACCAGACCAGCTCATCACCTGCACGACCAGCCACGGCCTATGGCTTCAGACCCGATGAGCAGCCCTTTTATCAGTACTCATAG
- the LOC113010809 gene encoding kinesin-associated protein 3-like isoform X2, with translation MQDDARYLKRKVTVGGLDVHPTQKALVVHYEVEASILGESGGHMLGERKEGQKIIRMKSLSPSTDVGALAKKVLEECKMIPASRLPQVEQLLYYLQNRKSSPVESNVEKKGKRTVKPKELTPFEGIELNEEASITRVDEYIELLYEGIPEKIRGSALILQLARNPDNLEELLHNETALGALARVLREDWKQSVDLATIIIYIFFCFSSFSQFHGVVSHYKIGALCMSVVEHELKRYDAWREELRKKNKACESAPENGSLRRDQDKALRKYHGLLAKQEQLLRVSLYLLLNLAEDTRTELKMRNKNIVGLLVKVLERDDEELLVLVVSFLKKLSIFLENKNDMAEVDTVERLARLVPCKHEDLLNLTLRLLLNLSFDSGLRAKMVEVGLLPKLTVLLGDENNRQMAMRILYHISMDDRFKGMFVYTDCIPQLMQMLYEHGEEEIETELISICINLAANKKNAQLMCEGDGLKMLMKRALKMKDCLLMKMIRNISQHDGQIKSLFIDYVGDLAAEIKEEEEEDWVLECLGTLANLTIPDLDWELVLKEYNLVPYLKDRLKPGSAEDDLILEVVIMIGTVSMDDACAVMLAKSGIIPALIELLNAQQEDDEFVCQIVYVFYQMVFHQATRDVIIKDTQAPAYLIDLMHDKNAEIRKVCDNTLDIIAEYDEEWGRKIQSEKFRFHNNQWLEMVESRQADESEPYLYDNDNDRTDLFYSADGITPGDGSVSPDFFSDLQPQNGDSHHAGDIGDVFDQTSSSPARPATAYGFRPDEQPFYQYS, from the exons ATGCAGGATGATGCACGTTATCTCAAACG CAAAGTGACTGTGGGCGGTTTGGACGTCCATCCCACACAGAAGGCCCTTGTAGTCCACTATGAGGTGGAGGCATCTATCCTTGGAGAGAGTGGAGGACATATGCTTGGAGAACGCAAGGAGGGACAAAAAAT TATCCGCATGAAAAGTCTTTCTCCTAGTACAGATGTGGGAGCTTTGGCAAAGAAAGTGCTGGAGGAGTGTAAGATGATCCCTGCTTCCCGTCTGCCCCAGGTGGAGCAGCTCCTGTACTACTTGCAGAACAGAAAATCATCCCCGGTGGAGAGCAACG tggaaaaaaaaggaaaaagaacagtcAAGCCCAAAGAATTGACACCATTTGAAGGCATAGAG ttAAATGAGGAGGCCAGTATAACTAGAGTGGATGAGTATATTGAACTGCTCTATGAAGGGATTCCAGAGAAGATCAGAGGCTCAGCTCTCATCCTGCAGCTTGCCCGTAACCCTGATAACCTGGAGGAGCTACTGCACAATG AGACAGCTCTTGGTGCTTTGGCCAGAGTACTAAGGGAGGATTGGAAGCAGAGTGTAGACCTAGCCACCATCATCATTTATATATTCTTCTGCTTctccag tttctcccagtttcacGGGGTGGTGAGTCATTATAAAATAGGCGCCCTGTGTATGAGTGTGGTCGAACATGAATTGAAGAGATACGACGCATGGCGTGAGGAGCTACGCAAGAAAAACAAGGCCT GTGAGTCTGCACCAGAGAATGGTTCCCTGAGACGAGACCAGGACAAGGCTCTCAGAAAATACCATGGCCTTTTGGCTAAGCAGGAACAGCTGCTCAGAG TGTCTCTTTACCTCTTGCTGAACCTTGCTGAGGATACGAGGACAGAACTGAAGATGAGGAATAAAAACATTGTTGGCTTGTTGGTCAAAGTTCTTGAACGTGATGATGAGGAGCTGCTTGTCCTGGTGGTTTCTTTCCTTAAAAAACTCTCCATCTTTCTTGAGAATAAGAATGACATG GCTGAGGTGGATACAGTGGAGCGGTTGGCTCGCCTGGTTCCCTGTAAACATGAAGACTTATTAAACTTGACTCTACGTTTGCTGCTCAACCTCTCCTTTGACTCTGGACTTAGAGCCAAGATGGTAGAAGTTGGCCTGTTACCTAAACTCACTGTCCTGTTAG gggATGAGAACAACAGACAGATGGCAATGCGTATCCTGTACCACATCAGCATGGATGACCGGTTCAAGGGCATGTTTGTTTATACTGACTGCATACCACAG ctAATGCAAATGCTGTACGAGCATGGTGAGGAGGAAATTGAAACTGAGCTCATCTCCATCTGCATCAACCTGGCTGCAAACAAGAAGAATGCACAACTCATGTGTGAAG GAGATGGATTGAAGATGCTTATGAAAAGAGCTCTGAAGATGAAAGACTGCCTCCTCATGAAGATGATCAGAAACATCTCACAACATGATGGCCAAATCAAATCACTGTTCATA GACTATGTTGGTGACCTGGCAGCGGAGattaaagaagaggaagaagaggattgGGTTCTGGAGTGTCTGGGGACTCTAGCCAACCTCACCATCCCTGACCTGGACTGGGAGTTGGTGCTGAAGGAGTATAATCTAGTACCTTACCTTAAAGACAGACTTAAACCAG GTTCAGCAGAGGATGATCTCATCCTGGAGGTGGTCATAATGATCGGAACGGTATCCATGGATGATGCCTGTGCCGTCATGTTAGCTAAATCTGGCATTATTCCTGCACTTATTGAGCTACTGAACG CCCAGCAGGAGGACGATGAGTTTGTATGCCAGATTGTCTACGTCTTCTATCAAATGGTGTTTCACCAAGCTACACGAGATGTGATTATCAAAGACACCC AGGCTCCAGCTTACCTCATTGATCTGATGCATGACAAGAATGCAGAAATTAGAAAAGTGTGTGACAACACCCTTGATATTATTGCT GAATATGACGAAGAGTGGGGCAGGAAAATTCAGTCAGAGAAGTTCCGTTTCCACAACAACCAGTGGCTGGAGATGGTTGAGAGTCGGCAAGCAGATGAGTCTGAGCCTTATCTTTATGATAACGACAATGACCGGACTGATCTCTTCTACAGTGCAG ATGGAATAACTCCAGGAGATGGCTCAGTCAGCCCAGACTTCTTCAGTGACCTGCAACCGCAGAATGGAGACTCGCACCATGCAGG AGACATTGGCGATGTTTTCGACCAGACCAGCTCATCACCTGCACGACCAGCCACGGCCTATGGCTTCAGACCCGATGAGCAGCCCTTTTATCAGTACTCATAG